One region of Oryza glaberrima chromosome 7, OglaRS2, whole genome shotgun sequence genomic DNA includes:
- the LOC127779982 gene encoding expansin-like B1, which translates to MAQLLRRHLPVILSLILFLSKATADANFTVSRAAYYPNSDIKGTENGACEYGAFGATLNNGDVSASASLYRDGVGCGACYQVRCTNPYYCSPNGVTIVITDSGASDGTDFILSQHAFTRMAQSTDAGTALLTLGVVGIEYRRVSCTYPNKNIVFKITESSNFPNYLEFEIWYQQGNQDIIAVQLCETVNLTCQLLSRTHGAVWAAVSPPSGPLSIRMLFSSRAPRGGDTWLVPTNIVPQNWTAGATYDSGVQVQLQ; encoded by the exons ATGGCTCAGCTGCTTCGTCGGCATCTCCCAGTCATACTTTCTCTCATCTTGTTCCTCTCTAAGGCTACTGCAGATGCAAACTTCACTGTGTCGAGAGCAGCATATTACCCCAACtctgatataaaagggaccgaAA ACGGTGCATGTGAGTATGGCGCATTTGGGGCAACACTCAACAATGGTGATGTTTCAGCTTCAGCAAGCCTCTACAGGGATGGGGTAGGCTGTGGTGCATGCTACCAG GTGAGGTGCACGAATCCTTACTATTGCTCTCCAAATGGCGTCACAATTGTGATCACCGACTCTGGGGCAAGTGATGGCACTGATTTCATCCTCAGCCAGCATGCTTTCACCAGGATGGCGCAGAGTACAGATGCTGGTACAGCGCTGCTAACCCTTGGCGTGGTTGGGATCGAGTACAGGAG GGTTTCTTGTACCTACCCAAACAAGAATATCGTTTTCAAGATTACTGAGAGCAGCAATTTCCCCAACTATCTTGAATTTGAGATCTGGTACCAGCAAGGCAACCAGGACATCATTGCGGTCCAGCTTTGTGAG ACTGTGAATTTGACATGCCAACTTCTGAGCCGGACTCATGGTGCAGTGTGGGCTGCTGTCTCTCCACCAAGTGGGCCTCTGTCTATAAGGATGTTATTTAGTAGCAGAGCTCCCCGTGGTGGTGACACATGGCTAGTTCCGACGAACATAGTACCCCAGAACTGGACGGCAGGGGCCACATATGATTCTGGGGTCCAAGTACAGCTGCAGTAG
- the LOC127780240 gene encoding NAC domain-containing protein 71-like: protein MAPLADPAAEGFRIPFLPSDSDLLDCLLRPKIASGRVDPRFAPLVHDVADAFALPPAQLAAAHAPAPGAGGAEAWYFFSVRPRARAGSKRAASRAVGGGGGKRWCSMGAKKAVEGGGYCQRFRYKERTAAGVVAPRWMMVEYGVAQEHDGEGVAQEHGGKGVAELVLCKIFRSPEPSRRSESGSPSSSSSASASPSCSGGRKRKAAE, encoded by the coding sequence atgGCGCCGCTCGCAGATCCCGCCGCCGAGGGCTTCcgcatccccttcctccccagCGACAGCGACCTCCTCGACTGCCTCCTCCGCCCCAAGATCGCCTCCGGCCGCGTCGACCCCCGCTTCGCGCCGCTCGTGCACGACGTCGCCGACGCGTTCGCCCTCCCCCCGGCCCAGCTGGCGGCCGCGCACGCGCCCgcgcccggcgccggcggcgccgaggcgtgGTACTTCTTCAGCGTGcgcccccgcgcccgcgccggatCCAAGAGGGCGGCGTCgcgcgcggtcggcggcggcggcggcaagcggtggTGCTCGATGGGCGCCAAGAAGGCGGTGGAGGGAGGCGGGTACTGCCAGAGGTTCAGGTACAaggagaggacggcggcgggcgtcgtGGCGCCCCGATGGATGATGGTGGAGTACGGCGTCGCCCAGGAACacgacggcgagggcgtcgCCCAGGAACACGGCGGCAAGGGCGTCGCCGAGCTCGTGCTCTGCAAGATCTTCCGCTCCCCCGAGCCTTCCCGTCGCTCGGAGTCGGGGTCGCCGTCCTCCAGCtcgtcggcctccgcctccccgtCCTGCTCCGGCGGCCGCAAGAGGAAGGCCGCCGAATAG
- the LOC127779711 gene encoding protein FAR1-RELATED SEQUENCE 6-like isoform X1 produces the protein MEEEEYNTESSNEEDMQEDDGEKQGNVAEGDIFKPVDIDPAFVPKVGMVFESEEDAFQFYVSYGCRSGFGITRRSNNTFDGFRYRSTFICSKGGQSRLRSGATRSARKRGTKTGCKAKMIVKDAHFQNRWEVIVLELEHNHPLDPSLLKFKKQLKNSPFLQNPPLMLEAPDSSSAAALSSRGGDSGIPLSTQIEFRTKIDRNRKLKLAEGDLDALLSFLNKMQDQNPYFFYSLDMNEQGQLRNVFWADAKSRSSYNYFGDVVAINVRNFSDQYEIQFVSFVGTNHHAQQVLLGCGLLAGRSLGAYVWLFDTWVRCMNSTPPPSVITNYCHDVAIAVKKVFPNARYRFCLLDILNELPEKLEETEKKDEIVSAFSSLAFDSITMPDFDKDWQEMVEQFHLEGNEWLSKLFEVRTQWAPVYVKDSFWAGMSITERSDSASDYFDGWLMPDTSVKMFVEQYESAVKVKLEKENYEDLRSSQMRPPVMTGVSVEEQAAKMYTLEIFQKFLDEIGHSFHCNYSILDRNESVVTYIVSDHIDETKKVDYKVAYDNVEDDILCLCRLFQFKGILCRHALTVLRQEFVPMIPPKYIIHRWCKDCKQTCSSMSQPVSLSNQETGGYDDLYKLTHQYFTEVVEFGSVNSESKGYALSIMREIRDKVISYEKSLRDQRVDSHVSTANFAYNPVNEDFNDDTLPISLSTKGWDVVQGQSKRSRKKKLATPNVLDTLKKKTKRAYNKRRNAMANTLNTAVTTTESITDATNVQHNQVNEGWPLTSTGAHETFPYGVETISFDLSQYNSAPSFHWPESSSRSQLQ, from the exons ATGGAAGAGGAGGAGTACAATACGGAATCGTCTAATGAGGAAGACATGCAAGAAGATGATGGTGAGAAACAAGGAAATGTTGCCGAGGGTGATATCTTCAAGCCGGTTGATATAGATCCCGCGTTTGTACCAAAAGTAGGGATGGTGTTTGAGTCGGAGGAAGACGCCTTTCAGTTCTATGTGTCTTACGGCTGCCGCTCTGGTTTTGGTATCACAAGAAGATCGAACAATACCTTCGATGGTTTCCGCTATCGCTCTACATTCATATGCTCTAAAGGAGGGCAGTCTAGACTGAGGTCTGGCGCGACGAGATCCGCAAGAAAACGAGGCACAAAGACTGGATGCAAGGCTAAGATGATTGTTAAGGATGCTCATTTTCAAAACCGCTGGGAAGTCATTGTTCTAGAGTTGGAACATAACCATCCGTTGGATCCTAGCTTACTTAAATTTAAGAAGCAGCTAAAGAACTCTCCTTTCCTTCAGAATCCACCTCTTATGCTTGAAGCACCAGACAGTAGCTCAGCTGCTGCGCTTTCTAGCAGAGGCGGTGATAGCGGCATACCTTTGTCTACCCAGATTGAATTCAGGACCAAGATAGATAGAAATAGGAAACTGAAGCTTGCTGAAGGTGATCTAGATGCCTTATTGAGTTTTCTCAACAAAATGCAAGACCAAAATCCGTACTTCTTTTACAGTTTGGATATGAATGAGCAAGGACAACTAAGGAATGTATTTTGGGCTGATGCCAAATCACGTTCTTCTTACAATTACTTTGGTGATGTTGTTGCTATTAATGTCAGAAACTTTAGCGACCAATATGAAATACAGTTTGTGTCATTTGTGGGCACTAACCACCATGCTCAGCAAGTATTACTAGGGTGTGGTCTTCTTGCTGGTAGATCTCTTGGAGCTTACGTCTGGCTTTTTGATACATGGGTAAGATGTATGAACAGCACGCCACCACCTTCAGTAATTACAAACTACTGTCATGATGTTGCAATAGCTGTTAAAAAGGTTTTCCCTAATGCACGTTACCGCTTTTGCCTTCTCGACATCTTAAATGAGCTTCCTGAAAAGTTGGAGGAAACAGAAAAGAAGGATGAAATAGTTTCTGCATTTAGCTCACTAGCCTTTGATTCCATTACCATGCCTGATTTTGACAAAGATTGGCAAGAAATGGTCGAACAATTTCATCTAGAGGGAAACGAATGGTTGTCCAAACTATTTGAGGTCAGGACACAGTGGGCTCCTGTTTATGTGAAGGATTCCTTTTGGGCAGGAATGTCTATTACAGAAAGAAGTGATAGTGCATCTGACTATTTTGATGGCTGGTTGATGCCAGATACCTCTGTAAAAATGTTTGTTGAGCAGTATGAGTCTGCTGTGAAAGTTAAGTTAGAAAAGGAAAACTATGAGGATTTACGGTCATCTCAGATGAGGCCACCGGTGATGACTGGTGTATCTGTGGAGGAGCAAGCAGCAAAGATGTACACATTGGAGATATTTCAGAAGTTCTTAGATGAAATCGGGCATTCTTTTCATTGCAATTATAGTATACTTGACCGGAATGAATCAGTGGTTACATACATAGTTTCAGATCACATTGATGAAACAAAGAAGGTGGACTACAAAGTTGCTTATGATAATGTCGAAGATGACATATTGTGTCTCTGCCGATTGTTCCAATTCAAAGGTATATTATGCAGGCATGCTCTTACTGTACTGAGGCAGGAGTTTGTACCAATGATTCCACCAAAATACATCATCCATCGCTGGTGCAAGGATTGTAAACAAACTTGTTCTTCCATGTCACAGCCTGTATCATTAAGTAATCAGGAAACAGGAGGCTATGATGATCTCTACAAACTCACTCACCAATATTTCACAGAAGTAGTGGAATTTGGTTCTGTGAACTCAGAATCAAAGGGCTATGCTTTATCAATCATGAGGGAGATAAGGGATAAAGTGATTTCTTATGAGAAGTCACTAAGAGATCAGAGGGTTGATAGTCATGTTTCAACCGCAAATTTTGCATACAATCCAGTGAATGAGGATTTTAATGATGACACTTTGCCCATTTCTCTTAGTACAAAAGGATGGGATGTTGTACAAGGTCAGTCAAAACGTTCCCGCAAGAAGAAACTGGCAACCCCGAATGTTCTTGACACCTTGAAGAAGAAAACTAAAAGAGCATATAACAAGAGAAGGAATGCCATGGCAAATACCTTAAACACGGCAGTCACCACAACCGAAAGCATAACTGACGCCACAAAT GTGCAGCATAATCAAGTTAATGAGGGATGGCCATTGACATCTACTGGTGCACACGAAACCTTCCCTTATGGA GTGGAGACTATTTCATTCGATTTGTCTCAATACAACAGTGCACCTAGCTTCCACTGGCCTGAAAGCAGTAGCAGGTCTCAGCTTCAGTGA
- the LOC127779711 gene encoding protein FAR1-RELATED SEQUENCE 6-like isoform X2, whose amino-acid sequence MEEEEYNTESSNEEDMQEDDGEKQGNVAEGDIFKPVDIDPAFVPKVGMVFESEEDAFQFYVSYGCRSGFGITRRSNNTFDGFRYRSTFICSKGGQSRLRSGATRSARKRGTKTGCKAKMIVKDAHFQNRWEVIVLELEHNHPLDPSLLKFKKQLKNSPFLQNPPLMLEAPDSSSAAALSSRGGDSGIPLSTQIEFRTKIDRNRKLKLAEGDLDALLSFLNKMQDQNPYFFYSLDMNEQGQLRNVFWADAKSRSSYNYFGDVVAINVRNFSDQYEIQFVSFVGTNHHAQQVLLGCGLLAGRSLGAYVWLFDTWVRCMNSTPPPSVITNYCHDVAIAVKKVFPNARYRFCLLDILNELPEKLEETEKKDEIVSAFSSLAFDSITMPDFDKDWQEMVEQFHLEGNEWLSKLFEVRTQWAPVYVKDSFWAGMSITERSDSASDYFDGWLMPDTSVKMFVEQYESAVKVKLEKENYEDLRSSQMRPPVMTGVSVEEQAAKMYTLEIFQKFLDEIGHSFHCNYSILDRNESVVTYIVSDHIDETKKVDYKVAYDNVEDDILCLCRLFQFKGILCRHALTVLRQEFVPMIPPKYIIHRWCKDCKQTCSSMSQPVSLSNQETGGYDDLYKLTHQYFTEVVEFGSVNSESKGYALSIMREIRDKVISYEKSLRDQRVDSHVSTANFAYNPVNEDFNDDTLPISLSTKGWDVVQGQSKRSRKKKLATPNVLDTLKKKTKRAYNKRRNAMANTLNTAVTTTESITDATNHNQVNEGWPLTSTGAHETFPYGVETISFDLSQYNSAPSFHWPESSSRSQLQ is encoded by the exons ATGGAAGAGGAGGAGTACAATACGGAATCGTCTAATGAGGAAGACATGCAAGAAGATGATGGTGAGAAACAAGGAAATGTTGCCGAGGGTGATATCTTCAAGCCGGTTGATATAGATCCCGCGTTTGTACCAAAAGTAGGGATGGTGTTTGAGTCGGAGGAAGACGCCTTTCAGTTCTATGTGTCTTACGGCTGCCGCTCTGGTTTTGGTATCACAAGAAGATCGAACAATACCTTCGATGGTTTCCGCTATCGCTCTACATTCATATGCTCTAAAGGAGGGCAGTCTAGACTGAGGTCTGGCGCGACGAGATCCGCAAGAAAACGAGGCACAAAGACTGGATGCAAGGCTAAGATGATTGTTAAGGATGCTCATTTTCAAAACCGCTGGGAAGTCATTGTTCTAGAGTTGGAACATAACCATCCGTTGGATCCTAGCTTACTTAAATTTAAGAAGCAGCTAAAGAACTCTCCTTTCCTTCAGAATCCACCTCTTATGCTTGAAGCACCAGACAGTAGCTCAGCTGCTGCGCTTTCTAGCAGAGGCGGTGATAGCGGCATACCTTTGTCTACCCAGATTGAATTCAGGACCAAGATAGATAGAAATAGGAAACTGAAGCTTGCTGAAGGTGATCTAGATGCCTTATTGAGTTTTCTCAACAAAATGCAAGACCAAAATCCGTACTTCTTTTACAGTTTGGATATGAATGAGCAAGGACAACTAAGGAATGTATTTTGGGCTGATGCCAAATCACGTTCTTCTTACAATTACTTTGGTGATGTTGTTGCTATTAATGTCAGAAACTTTAGCGACCAATATGAAATACAGTTTGTGTCATTTGTGGGCACTAACCACCATGCTCAGCAAGTATTACTAGGGTGTGGTCTTCTTGCTGGTAGATCTCTTGGAGCTTACGTCTGGCTTTTTGATACATGGGTAAGATGTATGAACAGCACGCCACCACCTTCAGTAATTACAAACTACTGTCATGATGTTGCAATAGCTGTTAAAAAGGTTTTCCCTAATGCACGTTACCGCTTTTGCCTTCTCGACATCTTAAATGAGCTTCCTGAAAAGTTGGAGGAAACAGAAAAGAAGGATGAAATAGTTTCTGCATTTAGCTCACTAGCCTTTGATTCCATTACCATGCCTGATTTTGACAAAGATTGGCAAGAAATGGTCGAACAATTTCATCTAGAGGGAAACGAATGGTTGTCCAAACTATTTGAGGTCAGGACACAGTGGGCTCCTGTTTATGTGAAGGATTCCTTTTGGGCAGGAATGTCTATTACAGAAAGAAGTGATAGTGCATCTGACTATTTTGATGGCTGGTTGATGCCAGATACCTCTGTAAAAATGTTTGTTGAGCAGTATGAGTCTGCTGTGAAAGTTAAGTTAGAAAAGGAAAACTATGAGGATTTACGGTCATCTCAGATGAGGCCACCGGTGATGACTGGTGTATCTGTGGAGGAGCAAGCAGCAAAGATGTACACATTGGAGATATTTCAGAAGTTCTTAGATGAAATCGGGCATTCTTTTCATTGCAATTATAGTATACTTGACCGGAATGAATCAGTGGTTACATACATAGTTTCAGATCACATTGATGAAACAAAGAAGGTGGACTACAAAGTTGCTTATGATAATGTCGAAGATGACATATTGTGTCTCTGCCGATTGTTCCAATTCAAAGGTATATTATGCAGGCATGCTCTTACTGTACTGAGGCAGGAGTTTGTACCAATGATTCCACCAAAATACATCATCCATCGCTGGTGCAAGGATTGTAAACAAACTTGTTCTTCCATGTCACAGCCTGTATCATTAAGTAATCAGGAAACAGGAGGCTATGATGATCTCTACAAACTCACTCACCAATATTTCACAGAAGTAGTGGAATTTGGTTCTGTGAACTCAGAATCAAAGGGCTATGCTTTATCAATCATGAGGGAGATAAGGGATAAAGTGATTTCTTATGAGAAGTCACTAAGAGATCAGAGGGTTGATAGTCATGTTTCAACCGCAAATTTTGCATACAATCCAGTGAATGAGGATTTTAATGATGACACTTTGCCCATTTCTCTTAGTACAAAAGGATGGGATGTTGTACAAGGTCAGTCAAAACGTTCCCGCAAGAAGAAACTGGCAACCCCGAATGTTCTTGACACCTTGAAGAAGAAAACTAAAAGAGCATATAACAAGAGAAGGAATGCCATGGCAAATACCTTAAACACGGCAGTCACCACAACCGAAAGCATAACTGACGCCACAAAT CATAATCAAGTTAATGAGGGATGGCCATTGACATCTACTGGTGCACACGAAACCTTCCCTTATGGA GTGGAGACTATTTCATTCGATTTGTCTCAATACAACAGTGCACCTAGCTTCCACTGGCCTGAAAGCAGTAGCAGGTCTCAGCTTCAGTGA
- the LOC127779980 gene encoding protein FAR1-RELATED SEQUENCE 5-like has protein sequence MSTAADPSSLSGDSSPTSSGDAESSSSPSSSAAAAGGSDDPAPVDQVVASGSGAGGDGDAAAAVPTSPRIGMYFETEEDAYEFYKAYAARLGFVVRKSNKSKNSRHTVTRRLFVCSKQGFRQEPKKPPQDEATAASPPPPRCPDWRTGCLASLTIKLLPSANAFRVTDFAAEHNHPLASAAPAVSLALLPPSSSHHTIAAVASLPDPRDGPRTDMHFETEDDAYAFYNRYAEHVGFSVRRSYKKRKRGVIVSRIFVCSREGVSDRAKHESIAIVSNNASTGPSGTPRPGPPPTRTGCQARMVIKITPCRTYRVAKFVPEHNHPLANPDSVHKLRSHKMRARAHELGAGELHRRKHGKGVQLGDAGAVLEYLEELQVGNPSVYYAVGMGPDGKSAANFFWADAKSMIDYRSFGDVVCFDTTYELNGYGRPFALFVGVDNHKQMLVFGAALLYDESIESLKWVFKAFADAMCGKQPDTVLIDERPECAMAAAEVWPRSSHCTSVWHIYHNSKRHLKQVFEGSKSFANALSHCLFECDDEVEFLSAWEKLIEKHDVGENEWLNKLFLEKEKWALPYWRALFSADILTTLRKDNMINDIKRELSEQEDILQFLRRYETMLEEHRSKKLQADVDGSQVTLPIPSLRMLKQASSAYTPEAFKMFQGEFEAYMNCMSFPCGGLGTISEYKITLDEKPSESIVKFDALDGSATCSCRKFESVGIQCCHVLKVLDLKNIKELPEQYILRRWRKDARSVRIGEEPSGGSSSMRSASEVRFSTMCRFLSLIASRAARSEEATSYIESQSSVLLKHLDDILQTGYPDIGNHVVASSSQPISFVGNQLPDHTSQARGVPQTTNGLMGV, from the exons ATGTCCACCGCCGCggacccctcctccctctccggcgactcctccccgacctcctccggcgacgccgaatcctcctcctccccgtcctcctccgccgccgccgctgggggCTCCGACGACCCCGCCCCCGTCGACCAAGTCGTCGCCTCGGGCTCCGgtgcaggcggcgatggcgacgccgccgcagccgtcccAACCTCGCCGCGCATTGGCATGTACTTCGAGACGGAGGAGGACGCGTACGAGTTCTACAAGGCGTACGCCGCCAGGCTCGGCTTCGTCGTCCGCAAGTCCAACAAGTCCAAGAACTCGCGCCACACCGTCACCCGCCGCCTCTTCGTCTGCTCCAAGCAGGGATTCCGCCAAGAACCCAAGAAGCCGCCTCAGGACGAGGCCACCGCGGCGTCGCCCCCGCCTCCGCGGTGCCCGGACTGGCGCACTGGGTGCCTGGCGTCGCTCACCATCAAGCTCCTCCCGTCGGCCAACGCGTTCCGAGTCACCGACTTTGCCGCCGAGCACAACCAcccgctcgcctccgccgcgcccgccgtgtCACTGGCATTGCTGCCGCCGAGCTCGTCCCACCACACCATCGCTGCCGTGGCGAGCCTGCCGGACCCGAGGGATGGGCCACGCACCGATATGCACTTTGAGACGGAGGACGACGCGTATGCTTTCTACAACCGGTACGCTGAGCATGTGGGCTTCAGTGTCCGCCGCTCGTACAAGAAGCGAAAGCGTGGGGTGATCGTGTCCCGGATCTTTGTTTGTTCCCGCGAGGGAGTTAGTGACCGTGCCAAGCACGAGAGTATTGCCATTGTCAGCAACAATGCTAGCACAGGGCCATCAGGCACACCTAGACCAGGCCCTCCACCGACGCGGACAGGGTGCCAGGCAAGAATGGTAATCAAGATCACCCCATGCCGGACGTACCGGGTGGCAAAGTTTGTTCCGGAGCATAATCATCCACTTGCCAATCCAGATAGTGTGCACAAGCTGCGGTCGCACAAAATGAGGGCTCGAGCTCATGAGCTTGGGGCAGGGGAACTGCATCGCAGAAAGCATGGGAAAGGTGTGCAACTTGGGGATGCTGGAGCAGTGCTGGAATACTTGGAAGAGCTGCAGGTAGGGAACCCTTCAGTGTATTATGCGGTAGGAATGGGGCCTGATGGAAAATCAGCTGCAAATTTCTTCTGGGCTGATGCAAAGTCAATGATCGACTATAGGAGCTTTGGTGATGTTGTTTGCTTTGATACAACATATGAGTTAAATGGGTATGGAAGGCCATTTGCATTGTTTGTTGGTGTGGACAACCACAAACAGATGCTTGTGTTTGGTGCTGCTCTGCTTTATGATGAGAGCATTGAATCATTGAAATGGGTATTCAAGGCGTTTGCTGATGCAATGTGTGGTAAGCAGCCAGACACTGTTTTGATTGATGAGCGTCCTGAGTGTGCTATGGCAGCAGCAGAGGTTTGGCCAAGAAGTAGCCATTGCACAAGTGTGTGGCATATCTACCATAACTCAAAGAGGCACTTGAAGCAGGTATTTGAAGGCTCAAAGAGTTTTGCCAATGCTTTAAGCCATTGTCTCTTTGAATGTGATGATGAGGTGGAATTCTTGTCAGCATGGGAAAAACTAATTGAGAAGCATGATGTAGGTGAGAATGAGTGGCTCAACAAACTTTTTCTGGAGAAAGAAAAATGGGCTTTGCCTTATTGGAGAGCCTTGTTTTCTGCTGATATCCTCACCACTCTTAGGAAGGATAATATGATTAATGATATTAAACGGGAGCTCAGTGAGCAAGAAGATATTCTGCAGTTCTTAAGGCGCTATGAGACCATGCTTGAGGAGCATCGGTCAAAGAAATTGCAGGCTGATGTTGATGGAAGCCAGGTGACATTGCCAATCCCATCCTTGCGAATGTTAAAGCAAGCTTCAAGTGCATACACGCCCGAAGCTTTCAAGATGTTCCAGGGTGAGTTTGAGGCTTACATGAATTGCATGTCCTTCCCATGTGGTGGACTTGGCACAATCTCGGAGTATAAAATAACACTTGATGAGAAGCCATCAGAGAGCATTGTGAAATTTGATGCACTAGATGGATCAGCTACGTGCAGCTGTAGGAAGTTTGAATCTGTTGGAATTCAGTGCTGTCATGTACTAAAGGTACTTGATCTCAAGAATATAAAGGAACTCCCAGAACAATACATTTTGAGGAGATGGAGAAAAGACGCTCGTTCTGTCAGAATAGGGGAAGAACCTTCTGGTGGATCTAGCAGTATGCGTTCAGCCTCAGAAGTCCGCTTCAGTACTATGTGCCGTTTTCTTAGCTTGATAGCTTCAAGGGCTGCCAGATCTGAGGAGGCAACGTCTTATATCGAAAGTCAATCAAGTGTTCTTCTGAAGCATCTAGATGATATTTTACAAACAGGTTATCCTGATATAGGAAATCATGTTGTTGCTTCAAGTAGTCAACCAATTTCTTTTGTGGGAAACCAACTTCCTGACCATACATCACAAGCTAGAGGAGTTCCACAGACCACAAATG GCCTGATGGGGGTTTGA
- the LOC127778868 gene encoding protein EXORDIUM-like 5, producing MGRLPLLLLLAAAAVSTAGGAPVYRADYLVDGNQLVDMQYHMGPVVSGSPTNLYLIWYGRWEAAAQAVLRDFLASLSAPAAPSPAVSDWWARAPRLYADQTGANVTGAFAVAGERSDAGYSHGASLRRIDMQSVIRSAVYAYPDPLPLDPYSGVYLVLTSPDVQVEEFCRAVCGFHYFTFASVVGVTVPYAWVGNSATQCPGKCAYPFAAPDYGGGAGGQQVLRPPNGDVGVDGMVIVLGHELAELATNPLVNAWYAGDTPTAPTEIADLCLGVYGDGGGAGGLVGNVSRAADGASYNVNGVNGRRFMVQWLWNPVRGACYGPNSSS from the coding sequence ATGGGGAGGcttccactcctcctcctcctcgccgccgccgccgtctccaccgccggcggcgcgccggtgtACCGGGCTGACTACCTGGTGGACGGCAACCAGCTGGTGGACATGCAGTACCACATGGGCCCCGTCGTGTCGGGGTCGCCGACGAACCTCTACCTCATCTGGTACGGCCGGTGGGAGGCCGCGGCGCAGGCGGTGCTCCGGGACTTCCTCGCCTCGCTCtcggccccggcggcgccgtccccgGCGGTGTCCGACTGgtgggcgcgcgcgccgcggctgTACGCGGACCAGACGGGCGCCAACGTGACGGgcgcgttcgccgtcgccggcgagcgctcCGACGCCGGGTACTCGCACGGCGCGTCGCTGCGGCGGATCGACATGCAGTCCGTCATCCGCTCCGCCGTGTACGCCTACCCGGACCCGCTCCCGCTCGACCCCTACAGCGGCGTCTACCTGGTGCTCACCTCGCCGGACGTCCAGGTGGAGGAGTTCTGCCGCGCCGTCTGCGGCTTCCACTACTTCAccttcgcctccgtcgtcggcgTCACCGTGCCGTACGCGTGGGTCGGGAACAGCGCCACGCAGTGCCCGGGCAAGTGCGCGTACCCGTTCGCCGCGCCGgactacggcggcggcgccggtgggcaGCAGGTGCTGCGGCCGCCGAACGGCGACGTCGGGGTGGACGGGATGGTGATCGTGCTCGGGCACGAGCTGGCGGAGCTGGCGACGAACCCGCTGGTGAACGCGTGGTACGCCGGGGACACGCCCACGGCGCCGACGGAGATCGCCGACCTCTGCCTCGGCGtgtacggcgacggcggcggcgcgggcgggctCGTCGGGAACGTgtcgcgcgccgccgacggcgcctcCTACAACGTCAACGGCGTCAACGGCCGGCGGTTCATGGTGCAGTGGCTCTGGAACCCCGTCCGCGGCGCGTGCTACGGCCCCAACTCCAGCAgctga